One Coffea arabica cultivar ET-39 chromosome 5e, Coffea Arabica ET-39 HiFi, whole genome shotgun sequence DNA segment encodes these proteins:
- the LOC140006872 gene encoding uncharacterized protein, which produces MDWLDRYHAWLDCHTKVVEFCISGETILELDVRDILASFALISEIRVRKLLSNWAQGYLAFQVNILGEKVKLEDMPVINECPDVLPDELVSLSPEREIEFKIDLAPGTISISKTPYRMALAEIKELKLQLQDLLERKFIHESESP; this is translated from the coding sequence ATGGATTGGTTGGATCGTTATCATGCTTGGTTAGATTGCCATACGAAAGTGGTTGAATTTTGCATATCGGGTGAAACAATTTTAGAACTAGATGTGAGGGATATTTTAGCCTCATTCGCCCTTATTTCAGAAATTAGGGTTAGAAAATTGTTGAGTAATTGGGCACAGGGGTATCTCGCTTTTCAAGTCAATATCCTAGGAGAAAAGGTTAAACTAGAGGATATGCCGGTGATAAACGAATGTCCGGATGTACTCCCTGATGAATTGGTGTCGTTGTCTCctgagagagagatagagtttaagattgaTCTGGCACCTGGGACCATctctatctcaaaaaccccttatcGGATGGCACTCGCTGAGATTAAGGAATTGAAACTGCAATTGCAAGACTTGTTAGAACGAAAATTTATACATGAGAGTGAGTCACCTTAG